TCTGTTTTTACAGAATTATTAAGTTCTGATTTTAAATTTGATAGCAGGCTGAAGCATTATCAGGATGATGAACTTCATCCACAGGAAAGCTGGTTCAAAAAAATGCTCAGGTACAATTATTTCCAAAGAGAAAGAGAGGACCGAATTCATGAAATCCAGTCCCAAATAAAAGCTTATGTCTTAGAAAAAGATACGGTAGCTCCGCCAATGGAAGCATTAAATACACTACAAGGAGGTTACAGAAACATCCATGTAGATGTTGAAATAAAGGATTTTCCTTTTGATTATTCTCACATGGTTCCTTTCCCACTGACGCATAAACACAAAACAGAAATAACAAAAGCCTTTCATCAGTTTACAAAATCTGCCAGTGATTTTTATTCCCGGTCATCAGGATGAAAAAATGGAAAGGAGAAGTCTGAAAAGTAAGAGAATGAGATCCATGGTTATGTTTTTGGTGATTCGAAATGCGGATTAGGAGGTGCTGGGTGAGTGAGGTGTAAATTGGGATACAGGATTCGGGGTGTTTTGTATTTTTTAGCTTACGAGCCAGTCTTTAAAGTCTTTGACACGGTCCCGGCTTATTGTAATTTCTTCCTGAGGCTGAAATTCAAGTTCTACTTTGTAATAAGGTGAAGTGTGAATATTCTTAATGTATTCAGAATTGATAATAAACTGTCTGTTAACACGAAAAAACTTTTTCTCATCCAGAATTTCAGCCAGTTCATCCAATGTAAAATCTGAAGGATACGAACGTTCATCAGTCTGAAGATACACAATCTTATTCTCACTGAAAAAACAACTTATTTCGTGAGTCTGAACAATTTTCAGGTTGTATCCTATTTTCACTAAAACTCTTGAAAGAACAGATTTTTCTTTTTTTATCAGCTGCTTGATGTCCTGTGATCCAATATCATTATTGGAAGGTATAAAAGATTTAAATTTCTCGATAGCGCCTGAAAGATCCTCTTCAAGAATTGGTTTTAATAGGTAATCTATACTATTTAATTTAAAGGCTTTTAGGGTATATTGATCAAATGCTGTCGTATAAATGATAAATCCTTTGGTTGGAACTTTTTCAAAGATATCGAATGACAATCCGTCTCCAAGAACAATATCTGAAAAAATCAACTGCGGATGTTCATTTTCAGAAAACCAGACAACTCCTTCTTCTACAGATTCTATTTTAGCAACTACCTCAATATCAGGAAAATTACTTAACATTCTCTCTAATTTCCTTGAAGCGGGTTTTTCGTCTTCGATTATTACAGTCTTGATCATTGAGCTAATAGTTTTAGTTTTAAAATTGAGAAATAAAATTAGACAAAATAATCAAATTTAAAAATCTAACGTTTTCTTATTTTTTCCCACCTCTTTTTCAATGATTCCTGCCTCCCATTCATCATTAAAAATAAATAATGAAATAGCTTTCACTATAAGAATCAGCGCCCAAATGCCTAACAGTAAGTGCCCACCAAACATTTGGTAATGCAATTCATCATTAAACCAATCATCTCCAATAACAATTACTGATATAATCCCAAACCACATTAGGTTTTTATAGAATTTTTTCAATTGCTGAACTCTGTTGTATGCTCTGTTATAATCCATGATATATTGTTTTTTTAAGTTATTATAATGTTTTAGTTTTTTTGTTCTCTTCAGCCATCAGTTCTTTAATCTTGTTCTCTTCCCAGCTTTTTCCAATTCCAAATACATTTACAGCGTGAAATGTGATTCCGATTCCCCAGCCCAGCATTGGCCATAGGAACCATAAATAGCCAGGAGCCGTCATAAGATTTAAAAAAGCCAGAAACGGAATTACAATACAGAATGAGGTAAGATTTCCGTAGAATTCTTTTAATTCTTTTACTCTTCTTGATGCTCTTTCATAAGCGGTTGTATCTTTATTAAAAGTTTCCATATTTTTTATTTTTTAAGGTTAATTTGTTCTTTTCTTGAGTCAAATGTATGGCGGAAATGATCCTCAAATCAATTTTATATGACCGAACGGTAGATTA
This Chryseobacterium sp. G0162 DNA region includes the following protein-coding sequences:
- a CDS encoding LytR/AlgR family response regulator transcription factor, whose amino-acid sequence is MIKTVIIEDEKPASRKLERMLSNFPDIEVVAKIESVEEGVVWFSENEHPQLIFSDIVLGDGLSFDIFEKVPTKGFIIYTTAFDQYTLKAFKLNSIDYLLKPILEEDLSGAIEKFKSFIPSNNDIGSQDIKQLIKKEKSVLSRVLVKIGYNLKIVQTHEISCFFSENKIVYLQTDERSYPSDFTLDELAEILDEKKFFRVNRQFIINSEYIKNIHTSPYYKVELEFQPQEEITISRDRVKDFKDWLVS
- a CDS encoding 2TM domain-containing protein; this encodes MDYNRAYNRVQQLKKFYKNLMWFGIISVIVIGDDWFNDELHYQMFGGHLLLGIWALILIVKAISLFIFNDEWEAGIIEKEVGKNKKTLDF
- a CDS encoding 2TM domain-containing protein; protein product: METFNKDTTAYERASRRVKELKEFYGNLTSFCIVIPFLAFLNLMTAPGYLWFLWPMLGWGIGITFHAVNVFGIGKSWEENKIKELMAEENKKTKTL